The Lynx canadensis isolate LIC74 chromosome D1, mLynCan4.pri.v2, whole genome shotgun sequence genome has a segment encoding these proteins:
- the LOC115526221 gene encoding LOW QUALITY PROTEIN: lysine-specific demethylase 4D-like (The sequence of the model RefSeq protein was modified relative to this genomic sequence to represent the inferred CDS: inserted 2 bases in 2 codons), giving the protein MGTDTIKNQLLAGYKARASGRELHLDVSCEEYEVSPGPGVPSAGIRILLVEVTYYIAAMKQPKNPSYTIMTFHPTTEEFKDFPRYIAYMESKGAHRAGLAKVIPPKEWKARQTYDISDILIATPLQQVVSGRAGVFTQYHKKKKAMTVAEYRQLANSGKYRTPPHSDFEDLERKYWKTRLYDSPIYGADISSSLFAESTQQWNLGHLGTIQDLLEQECGVVIKGVNTPYLYFGMWKTTFAWHTEDMDLYSINYLHFGEPKTWYAVPPEHGRRLERLATELFPGSARACDAFLRHKVALISPTVLKDNGIPFNRITQEAGEFMVTFPYGYHSGFNHGFNCAEAINFATPRWIDYGKVASQCSCGXARVTFSMDAFVRILQPERYELWKRGQDWAVVDHTEPTSPDKGELSAWREAQAPQRPQLGLRHLPPRRATRTPRPVAASGGTGRRTPMRLASPRSLPAQSSSSDAQSGLVPACTSQEPGPTRPPTPIPSARDVHPSMGRCGPGRRPREQGARGPXIQARAKRRLSVGTMHTAQYPEALPLPMNGLFMVNPEPLSPRHQFYAEASGCCCAPDLQPLGPPLDPENAMHPGPCLLSLDNITINFSDNFPLTCPNVTGTQRRFPKNSDGDCKAPVDLPEVSEAVALFEPWDVFTTHGRSPAFELMTIEDFAQYGCI; this is encoded by the exons ATGGGCACTGATACAATTAAAAATCAGCTACTGGCCGGGTATAAAGCCAGAGCATCAGGACGTGAGCTGCATTTGGACGTGAGCTGCGAAGAGTACGAGGTCTCTCCAGGCCCTGGAGTACCTTCAGCTGGAATCAGGATTTTGTTGGTGGAAG TTACTTATTACATTGCAGCCATGAAGCAGCCTAAGAACCCAAGTTATACAATCATGACCTTTCACCCAACCACGGAAGAATTTAAAGATTTCCCCAGATATATTGCGTACATGGAATCCAAAGGGGCACACCGCGCAGGCCTGGCCAAGGTGATTCCCCCCAAGGAATGGAAAGCCAGGCAGACCTATGATATCAGTGACATCTTAATAGCAACTCCCCTCCAGCAGGTGGTCTCTGGGCGGGCAGGTGTGTTTACTCAAtaccataaaaagaagaaagccatgACAGTGGCGGAGTATCGCCAACTGGCAAACAGCGGAAAGTATCGGACTCCGCCACACTCGGATTTTGAGGATTTGGAGCGAAAGTATTGGAAAACCCGCCTGTACGATTCTCCGATTTATGGCGCTGACATCAGCAGCTCCTTGTTTGCGGAAAGCACTCAACAGTGGAACCTTGGCCACCTGGGAACCATCCAGGACCTGCTGGAGCAGGAGTGCGGCGTGGTCATCAAGGGCGTCAACACGCCCTACCTGTACTTTGGCATGTGGAAGACCACCTTCGCCTGGCACACGGAGGACATGGACCTTTACAGCATCAACTACCTGCACTTCGGGGAGCCCAAAACCTGGTACGCGGTGCCCCCGGAGCACGGCCGGCGCCTGGAGCGCCTGGCCACCGAGCTGTTCCCGGGCAGTGCCCGTGCCTGTGACGCCTTCCTGCGGCACAAGGTGGCTCTCATCTCGCCCACGGTCCTCAAGGACAACGGGATCCCCTTCAATCGGATCACTCAGGAGGCTGGCGAGTTCATGGTGACGTTTCCCTATGGCTACCACTCTGGCTTCAACCACGGCTTCAACTGCGCAGAAGCCATCAACTTCGCCACCCCGCGATGGATCGATTATGGCAAAGTGGCGTCTCAGTGCAGCTGCG AGGCCAGGGTCACCTTCTCCATGGACGCCTTCGTGCGCATCCTGCAGCCTGAGCGCTATGAGCTGTGGAAGCGCGGGCAGGACTGGGCTGTTGTGGACCACACGGAGCCCACCTCGCCAGACAAGGGGGAGCTCAGCGCCTGGAGGGAGGCCCAAGCTCCCCAGAGACCCCAGCTGGGCCTGAGGCACCTCCCACCCCGCCGGGCCACGCGCACCCCTCGGCCTGTGGCCGCTAGTGGTGGGACTGGCCGTCGCACCCCAATGCGCCTGGCCTCCCCACGCTCCTTGCCGGCCCAGAGTTCTTCCTCTGATGCCCAGTCTGGGCTTGTCCCCGCCTGCACTTCCCAGGAGCCTGGCCCCACCCGACCACCGACCCCGATTCCCTCTGCCCGAGATGTTCATCCCTCAATGGGCAGATGTGGTCCTGGTCGTCGTCCTCGGGAACAAGGGGCCCGGGGCC GCATCCAGGCCCGGGCCAAGAGGCGTCTCTCGGTGGGAACAATGCACACAGCCCAGTACCCTgaggctctgcccctccctatgAATGGACTCTTCATGGTCAATCCTGAACCACTGAGCCCCAGACACCAGTTTTATGCTGAAGCTTCTGGGTGCTGTTGTGCCCCTGATCTTCAACCCTTAGGGCCTCCATTGGATCCTGAGAATGCGATGCACCCTGGCCCTTGCCTGCTATCCCTGGACAACATCACAATCAACTTCTCTGACAATTTCCCACTGACTTGCCCCAATGTCACTGGGACTCAGAGAAGATTCCCCAAGAACTCTGATGGGGATTGCAAGGCCCCTGTGGACCTCCCTGAGGTT TCTGAGGCAGTTGCCCTCTTTGAGCCCTGGGATGTGTTCACCACCCATGGAAGATCTCCAGCCTTTGAGCTCATGACTATTGAAGATTTTGCCCAGTATGGCTGTATCTGA
- the KDM4D gene encoding lysine-specific demethylase 4D — translation MKTMKSKATFAQNPNCTIMIFHPTKEEFNDFDKYIAYMESEGAHRAGLAKVIPPKEWKARQTYDDISDILIATPLQQVVSGRAGVFTQYHKKKKAMTVAEYRQLANSRKYRTPPHSDFEDLERKYWKTRLYDSPIYGADISGSLFAENTQQWNLGHLGTIQDLLEQECGVVIEGVNTPYLYFGMWKTTFAWHTEDMDLYSINYLHFGEPKTWYAVPPEHGRRLERLATELFPGSARACDAFLRHKVALISPTVLKDNGIPFNRITQEAGEFMVTFPYGYHSGFNHGFNCAEAINFATPRWIDYGKVASQCSCGEARVTFSMDAFVRILQPERYELWKRGQDRAVVDHTEPTSPDKGELSAWREAQASRRAQLGLRHLPPRRATRTPRPVAASGGTGRRTPMRLASPRSLPAQSSSSDAQSGLVPACTSQEPGPTRPPTPIPSARDVHPSMGRCGPGRRPREQGARGPSIQARAKRRLSVGTTHSAQYPEALPGPVDEPSVDNPVPLSPGLQQPAEASGYSCALFP, via the coding sequence ATGAAAACCATGAAGTCTAAGGCCACCTTTGCTCAGAACCCAAATTGTACCATAATGATATTTCATCCAACCAAAGAAGAATTTAATGACTTTGATAAATACATTGCATACATGGAATCCGAAGGCGCACACCGCGCAGGCCTGGCCAAGGTGATTCCCCCCAAGGAATGGAAAGCCAGGCAGACCTATGATGATATCAGTGACATCTTAATAGCAACTCCCCTCCAGCAGGTGGTCTCTGGGCGGGCAGGTGTGTTTACTCAAtaccataaaaagaagaaagccatgACAGTGGCGGAGTATCGCCAACTGGCAAACAGCAGAAAGTATCGGACTCCGCCACACTCGGATTTTGAGGATTTGGAGCGAAAGTATTGGAAAACCCGCCTGTACGATTCTCCGATTTATGGCGCTGACATCAGCGGCTCCTTGTTTGCGGAAAACACTCAACAGTGGAACCTTGGCCACCTGGGAACCATCCAGGACCTGCTGGAGCAGGAGTGCGGCGTGGTCATCGAGGGCGTCAACACGCCCTACCTGTACTTTGGCATGTGGAAGACCACCTTCGCCTGGCACACGGAGGACATGGACCTTTACAGCATCAACTACCTGCACTTCGGGGAGCCCAAAACCTGGTACGCGGTGCCCCCGGAGCACGGCCGGCGCCTGGAGCGCCTGGCCACCGAGCTGTTCCCGGGCAGTGCCCGCGCCTGTGACGCCTTCCTGCGGCACAAGGTGGCTCTCATCTCGCCCACGGTCCTCAAGGACAACGGGATCCCCTTCAATCGGATCACTCAGGAGGCTGGCGAGTTCATGGTGACGTTTCCCTATGGCTACCACTCTGGCTTCAACCACGGCTTCAACTGCGCAGAAGCCATCAACTTCGCCACCCCGCGATGGATCGATTATGGCAAAGTGGCGTCTCAGTGCAGCTGCGGGGAGGCCAGGGTCACCTTCTCCATGGACGCCTTCGTGCGCATCCTGCAGCCTGAGCGCTATGAGCTGTGGAAGCGCGGGCAGGACCGGGCTGTTGTGGACCACACGGAGCCCACCTCGCCAGACAAGGGGGAGCTCAGCGCCTGGAGGGAGGCCCAAGCTTCCCGGAGAGCCCAGCTGGGCCTGAGGCACCTCCCACCACGCCGGGCCACGCGCACCCCTCGGCCTGTGGCCGCTAGTGGTGGGACTGGCCGTCGCACCCCAATGCGCCTGGCCTCCCCACGCTCCTTGCCGGCCCAGAGTTCTTCCTCTGATGCCCAGTCTGGGCTTGTCCCCGCCTGCACTTCCCAGGAGCCTGGCCCCACCCGACCACCGACCCCGATTCCCTCTGCCCGAGATGTTCATCCCTCAATGGGCAGATGTGGTCCTGGTCGTCGTCCTCGGGAACAAGGGGCCCGGGGGCCCAGCATCCAGGCCCGGGCCAAGAGGCGTCTCTCGGTGGGAACAACGCACTCAGCCCAGTACCCTGAGGCTCTGCCCGGTCCTGTGGATGAACCCTCAGTGGACAACCCTGTACCACTGAGCCCTGGGCTCCAGCAACCTGCGGAGGCTTCTGGGTACAGTTGTGCCCTTTTCCCCTAA
- the LOC115526220 gene encoding lysine-specific demethylase 4D-like: MPDTVSCYDNQDAQGLPTAVVGLLEQECGVVIEGVNTPYLYFGMWKTTFAWHTEDMDLYSINYLHFGEPKTWYAVPPEHGRRLERLATELFPGSARACDAFLRHKVALISPTVLKDNGIPFNRITQEAGEFMVTFPYGYHSGFNHGFNCAEAINFATPRWIDYGKVASQCSCGEARVTFSMDAFVRILQPECYELWKRGQDRAVVDHTESPPRQTRGSSAPGGGGGGLPRISTQLADMSCHHRRQEQEAQESTAHAWAKTRCILRTRG; encoded by the exons ATGCCAGATACTGTCTCCTGCTATGACAACCAGGACGCCCAGGGGCTCCCAACAGCTGTTGTA GGCCTGCTGGAGCAGGAGTGCGGCGTGGTCATCGAGGGCGTCAACACGCCCTACCTGTACTTTGGCATGTGGAAGACCACCTTCGCCTGGCACACGGAGGACATGGACCTTTACAGCATCAACTACCTGCACTTCGGGGAGCCCAAAACCTGGTACGCGGTGCCCCCGGAGCACGGCCGGCGCCTGGAGCGCCTGGCCACCGAGCTGTTCCCGGGCAGTGCCCGTGCCTGTGACGCCTTCCTGCGGCACAAGGTGGCTCTCATCTCGCCCACGGTCCTCAAGGACAACGGGATCCCCTTCAATCGGATCACTCAGGAGGCTGGCGAGTTCATGGTGACGTTTCCCTATGGCTACCACTCTGGCTTCAACCACGGCTTCAACTGCGCAGAAGCCATCAACTTCGCCACCCCGCGATGGATCGATTATGGCAAAGTGGCGTCTCAGTGCAGCTGCGGGGAGGCCAGGGTCACCTTCTCCATGGACGCCTTCGTGCGCATCCTGCAGCCTGAGTGCTATGAGCTGTGGAAGCGCGGGCAGGACCGGGCTGTTGTGGACCACACGGAGAGCCCACCTCGCCAGACAAGGGGGAGCTcagcgcctggggggggggggggaggtctgcCCAGGATCTCCACCCAGTTGGCAGACATGAGTTGTCATCATCGTCGTCAGGAACAGGAGGCTCAGGAGTCAACTGCCCATGCCTGGGCCAAGACGCGCTGCATACTCCGGACCCGAGGCTAG